In Carassius carassius chromosome 19, fCarCar2.1, whole genome shotgun sequence, a single genomic region encodes these proteins:
- the tmem237a gene encoding transmembrane protein 237A isoform X1: protein MPSVKPKKKKIKKDINEVEEPQAGPEPAIEMEGLESHRDPLTPEPQDNPPQKKKKKKKAHTTDASEQQDFPNGDVQEPHTDDEEVTRKSKRKRKAKMMENQSHNELGVEEDDIITDVHAPISQRSLFSAPLGHSHPIGKVFVEKNRRFQVTDHLDLSHDHMEEYMEVRPMWNTRDVAMRVHSGFRIIGLFSHGFLAGYAVWNIIVVYVLAGEQMTTLHNLLQQYHSLAYPAQSLLYLLLAISTVSAFDRVNLAKASIALRGFLTLDPAALASFLYFAALILSLSQQMTSDRIHLYPTANETLWPPGSEHQILQPWIVVNLVVALLVGLAWVFVATRPDMDYTEEFLMAMEVEEYPRHNEKNELAA, encoded by the exons ATGCCAAGTGTCAAAcccaagaaaaagaaaatcaagaaGGACATTAATGAAGTTGAGGAACCACAAg CAGGGCCCGAGCCAGCTATAGAAATGGAGGGTCTGGAGAGCCACAGAGATCCGCTGACCCCTGAGCCTCAGGACAATCCAccgcagaagaagaagaagaaaaagaaggcaCATACTACTG ATGCGAGTGAACAACAAGACTTTCCAAATGGAGATGTTCAAGAGCCTCATACAGACGATGAAGAAGTCACCAGAAAAAGCAAGAGAAAAAG GAAGGCTAAGATGATGGAAAACCAGTCTCATAATGAGCTCGGCGTGGAGGAGGATGACATCATCACCGATGTGCACGCACCCATATCCCAGCGCTCTCTGTTCTCAGCCCCTCTGGGTCACAGTCATCCGATTGGAAAAGTGTTTGTAGAAAAGAACC GCCGCTTCCAGGTGACAGATCATTTGGATTTATCCCATGACCATATGGAGGAGTACATGGAAGTCAGGCCCATGTGGAACACACGAGATGTCGCCATGAGGGTCCACAGCGGCTTCAG GATCATTGGACTGTTCTCTCATGGGTTTCTGGCAGGATATGCAGTGTGGAACATCATAGTAGTGTATGTGTTAGCTGGAGAGCAGATGACTACTCTTCATAACCTTCTCCAGCAGTACCACAGTCTGGCTTATCCAGCACAGTCTCTGCTCTACCTGCTGCTGGCCATCAGCACTGTGTCTGCCTTCGACAG GGTGAATCTGGCTAAAGCATCCATTGCTCTTCGAGGATTTCTCACACTTGATCCAGCGGCTCTTGCTTCCTTCT TATACTTTGCTGCTCTCATCCTGTCTCTGAGCCAGCAGATGACCAGTGATCGTATACATCTCTACCCCACAGCCAATGAAACGCTTTG GCCCCCGGGTTCAGAACATCAGATTCTACAGCCCTGGATCGTAGTAAACCTGGTCGTAGCTCTTCTGGTTGGTCTGGCCTGGGTGTTTGTTGCTACACGACCAGACATGGACTACACTGAAG agTTTTTAATGGCGATGGAGGTGGAGGAGTATCCACGTCACAATGAGAAAAATGAGCTGGCAGCCTAA
- the tmem237a gene encoding transmembrane protein 237A isoform X2 — translation MPSVKPKKKKIKKDINEVEEPQGPEPAIEMEGLESHRDPLTPEPQDNPPQKKKKKKKAHTTDASEQQDFPNGDVQEPHTDDEEVTRKSKRKRKAKMMENQSHNELGVEEDDIITDVHAPISQRSLFSAPLGHSHPIGKVFVEKNRRFQVTDHLDLSHDHMEEYMEVRPMWNTRDVAMRVHSGFRIIGLFSHGFLAGYAVWNIIVVYVLAGEQMTTLHNLLQQYHSLAYPAQSLLYLLLAISTVSAFDRVNLAKASIALRGFLTLDPAALASFLYFAALILSLSQQMTSDRIHLYPTANETLWPPGSEHQILQPWIVVNLVVALLVGLAWVFVATRPDMDYTEEFLMAMEVEEYPRHNEKNELAA, via the exons ATGCCAAGTGTCAAAcccaagaaaaagaaaatcaagaaGGACATTAATGAAGTTGAGGAACCACAAg GGCCCGAGCCAGCTATAGAAATGGAGGGTCTGGAGAGCCACAGAGATCCGCTGACCCCTGAGCCTCAGGACAATCCAccgcagaagaagaagaagaaaaagaaggcaCATACTACTG ATGCGAGTGAACAACAAGACTTTCCAAATGGAGATGTTCAAGAGCCTCATACAGACGATGAAGAAGTCACCAGAAAAAGCAAGAGAAAAAG GAAGGCTAAGATGATGGAAAACCAGTCTCATAATGAGCTCGGCGTGGAGGAGGATGACATCATCACCGATGTGCACGCACCCATATCCCAGCGCTCTCTGTTCTCAGCCCCTCTGGGTCACAGTCATCCGATTGGAAAAGTGTTTGTAGAAAAGAACC GCCGCTTCCAGGTGACAGATCATTTGGATTTATCCCATGACCATATGGAGGAGTACATGGAAGTCAGGCCCATGTGGAACACACGAGATGTCGCCATGAGGGTCCACAGCGGCTTCAG GATCATTGGACTGTTCTCTCATGGGTTTCTGGCAGGATATGCAGTGTGGAACATCATAGTAGTGTATGTGTTAGCTGGAGAGCAGATGACTACTCTTCATAACCTTCTCCAGCAGTACCACAGTCTGGCTTATCCAGCACAGTCTCTGCTCTACCTGCTGCTGGCCATCAGCACTGTGTCTGCCTTCGACAG GGTGAATCTGGCTAAAGCATCCATTGCTCTTCGAGGATTTCTCACACTTGATCCAGCGGCTCTTGCTTCCTTCT TATACTTTGCTGCTCTCATCCTGTCTCTGAGCCAGCAGATGACCAGTGATCGTATACATCTCTACCCCACAGCCAATGAAACGCTTTG GCCCCCGGGTTCAGAACATCAGATTCTACAGCCCTGGATCGTAGTAAACCTGGTCGTAGCTCTTCTGGTTGGTCTGGCCTGGGTGTTTGTTGCTACACGACCAGACATGGACTACACTGAAG agTTTTTAATGGCGATGGAGGTGGAGGAGTATCCACGTCACAATGAGAAAAATGAGCTGGCAGCCTAA